A single window of Gossypium arboreum isolate Shixiya-1 chromosome 13, ASM2569848v2, whole genome shotgun sequence DNA harbors:
- the LOC108463393 gene encoding uncharacterized protein LOC108463393, which produces MEMMMVIMMMLMMMMIGSMADDTNDVYSPCDDAKVQKLDGFTFGVAFSKKEFFSFENVQLSPCDSRLGLATKSAQLAVFRPKLDEISLLTINGSDLLKAGGYMVAFAGRKYAARSLPIMVADDKNTITSFTLVLEFKQGTLQNLFWKSSGCDSCSGESATCLNNQDCARPTSKCGQNGCNLGIQLAFSGTDKNLEALNSWYEVSKFRQNSLYGLYADLRDKLF; this is translated from the exons ATGGAGATGATGATGGtgataatgatgatgttgatgatgatgatgattggtTCAATGGCAGATGATACCAATGATGTTTACAGTCCATGTGATGATGCCAAAGTGCAGAAACTAGATGGGTTTACATTTGGTGTTGCATTTTCAAAGAAGGAATTTTTCTCCTTCGAAAATGTGCAGCTTTCTCCATGTGATAGTCGCCTTGGTTTAGCCACCAAAAGTGCACAACTTGCTGTTTTTAGGCCAAAGCTAGACGAAATTTCTCTCCTTACCATCAATGGCAGCGATCTc CTTAAAGCTGGTGGATACATGGTAGCATTTGCAGGGAGGAAATATGCAGCCAGATCATTACCGATAATGGTTGCCGATGACAAAAACACCATAACTAGCTTCACTTTG GTTCTTGAATTCAAACAAGGCACTCTACAAAATTTATTTTGGAAAAGTTCTGGTTGTGATTCATGCTCTGGAGAATCAGCTACTTGTCTCAACAACCAAGACTGTGCAAGACCAACCTCAAAATGTGGGCAAAATGGGTGCAATTTGGGCATACAGTTAGCATTTTCTGGGACAGACAAGAACCTTGAAGCACTCAATTCATGGTACGAAGTTAGCAAATTCCGACAAAATTCACTCTATGGACTGTACGCAGATTTACGTGACAAGCTTTTCTAA